In bacterium, a genomic segment contains:
- the lptB gene encoding LPS export ABC transporter ATP-binding protein, whose amino-acid sequence MAAEPRLHCTELVKIYGKRKVVDQVSIEIRKGETVGLLGPNGAGKTTTFYMIVGMIRPDSGRIYIDDQEITGLPMYRRARMGIGYLPQEASVFRRLSVEENILAILETLPLNRKQRRERCDQLLEDLGVTRVARSKAFTLSGGERRRVEICRALVTNPGFMLLDEPFAGVDPLAVEDIQHIVADLKKRGIGVLITDHNVHETLSITDRAYLLYEGRVLKEGTAEYLASDEEARKLYFGDKFKLDR is encoded by the coding sequence ATGGCCGCTGAACCGAGGCTGCACTGCACCGAGCTCGTCAAAATTTACGGCAAGCGCAAGGTTGTAGACCAGGTCAGCATCGAAATCCGCAAGGGCGAGACGGTCGGCCTGCTCGGCCCGAACGGCGCCGGCAAGACCACCACATTTTACATGATCGTCGGGATGATTCGTCCCGATTCAGGCCGGATCTATATTGACGATCAGGAGATCACCGGGCTGCCGATGTATCGCCGCGCCCGCATGGGCATCGGCTATCTGCCGCAGGAGGCCTCGGTCTTCCGCCGGCTGAGCGTCGAGGAGAACATCCTGGCGATCCTGGAAACCCTGCCCCTGAACCGCAAACAGCGGCGCGAGCGGTGTGACCAGCTGCTGGAGGATCTCGGGGTGACGCGTGTGGCCAGGAGCAAGGCCTTCACCCTCTCGGGTGGTGAGCGGCGCCGGGTGGAGATCTGCCGGGCTCTGGTGACCAATCCCGGTTTTATGCTTCTCGACGAGCCCTTCGCCGGAGTCGATCCCCTCGCGGTGGAGGACATCCAGCACATTGTCGCGGATCTCAAGAAGCGCGGTATTGGTGTGCTGATTACCGATCACAATGTTCATGAAACCCTTTCCATCACCGACCGTGCCTATCTGCTTTACGAGGGCCGGGTGCTCAAGGAGGGTACGGCCGAGTATCTGGCCAGCGATGAAGAAGCGCGCAAACTCTATTTTGGGGATAAATTCAAGCTGGATCGGTAG
- the hslV gene encoding ATP-dependent protease subunit HslV, which yields MSLNTSIHATTILGLRHKGTAVLAGDGQVTYGDMVLKTRARKVRKLYHDEVLAGFAGGAADAFTLFERFEAKLEEFNGHLPRSVVELAKDWRMDRYLRRLDAQLVVLNREKIFLLSGTGDLIEPDDTVIAIGSGGPFALAAARALISHTSLSAEEIARESMKIAAGICIFTNDKLTLEYLE from the coding sequence ATGTCCCTGAACACCTCCATTCATGCCACCACCATCCTCGGGCTGCGCCACAAGGGTACAGCCGTCCTTGCGGGCGATGGGCAGGTCACCTATGGTGATATGGTGCTCAAGACCAGGGCCCGTAAGGTGCGCAAGCTCTATCACGACGAGGTGCTGGCGGGATTCGCCGGCGGCGCCGCCGATGCCTTTACCCTGTTTGAACGTTTCGAGGCCAAGCTGGAGGAGTTCAACGGCCATCTGCCGCGTTCGGTCGTCGAGCTGGCCAAGGACTGGCGTATGGACCGCTACCTGCGCCGCCTCGATGCGCAGCTGGTCGTCCTGAACCGCGAAAAGATCTTTCTTCTTTCGGGCACCGGGGATCTGATCGAACCCGACGACACCGTCATCGCAATCGGCTCGGGCGGCCCTTTTGCGCTTGCCGCGGCGCGGGCGCTCATCAGTCATACCAGCCTCTCCGCCGAAGAAATCGCCAGGGAATCGATGAAGATCGCTGCGGGGATTTGCATTTTCACCAACGACAAATTGACCCTGGAGTATCTGGAATAG
- a CDS encoding glycosyltransferase, whose amino-acid sequence MKILFVNTIQMFGGGEVWMLRALEALHRRGHTVALLCRPGTLVGERAEALGLTVHYLAVRGDLGPVTILRAARLLRRGGYEIVLTNMDKELRFMGLAAKLAGGCRVIARRGIDYPLKNRLRYRFSYNVLAAAVIANSEATKRALLRNAPWLDPQRVHVIYNGIDPLPFQAPGDGNFRRRIGVESGVPLIGFIGQLDERKGLQTLLPAFLQVHSCLPACRLVLVGEGPLRGWIEAWRQQHGLTDAVLLTGFNDRIEEVMRDIDLLVLPSLWEGFGIVLIEAMAAGKPCVTTRISSMPEIVLDGETGRVVPVGKSEALAAALIEIAGDAARAAAWGEAGRRRVETHFTLDQMIDRLETLFSSTRQAG is encoded by the coding sequence ATGAAAATCCTTTTTGTCAATACCATCCAGATGTTCGGCGGGGGTGAGGTCTGGATGCTGCGCGCCCTCGAGGCCCTGCACCGACGCGGACATACGGTGGCTCTGCTCTGCCGGCCAGGTACCCTGGTCGGCGAGCGGGCCGAGGCGCTCGGACTCACGGTCCATTACCTTGCCGTCCGCGGCGACCTGGGTCCGGTCACGATCCTGCGGGCCGCGCGCCTGTTACGTCGCGGCGGCTACGAGATCGTCCTGACCAACATGGACAAGGAACTGCGCTTCATGGGGCTCGCTGCCAAACTGGCCGGCGGATGCCGGGTTATTGCCCGCCGCGGCATCGACTATCCCCTAAAAAACCGTCTGCGCTACCGCTTCAGCTATAATGTCCTGGCCGCGGCGGTCATCGCCAACTCCGAGGCCACCAAGCGGGCGCTGCTGCGCAATGCCCCCTGGCTCGATCCGCAGCGGGTCCATGTCATCTACAACGGCATCGATCCCCTGCCGTTCCAGGCTCCGGGCGACGGGAACTTTCGCCGCCGTATCGGCGTAGAATCGGGCGTTCCCCTGATCGGATTCATCGGCCAGCTGGATGAGCGCAAGGGGTTGCAGACCCTGCTGCCCGCTTTTCTTCAGGTGCACAGCTGCCTGCCGGCCTGCCGCCTGGTGCTGGTCGGCGAAGGGCCCTTGCGGGGCTGGATCGAAGCATGGCGTCAGCAGCACGGCCTCACGGACGCCGTCCTTTTAACCGGTTTCAATGACCGGATCGAGGAGGTGATGCGCGATATCGACCTGCTGGTCCTGCCCTCGCTGTGGGAGGGCTTTGGCATCGTGCTGATCGAGGCCATGGCCGCCGGCAAACCCTGTGTCACGACGCGAATCAGCTCGATGCCGGAGATCGTCCTCGACGGCGAGACCGGCCGCGTGGTGCCTGTTGGCAAGAGTGAGGCGCTGGCCGCTGCCCTGATCGAGATCGCGGGCGATGCGGCGCGCGCGGCCGCCTGGGGTGAGGCCGGCCGCCGCCGGGTGGAGACCCACTTCACTCTCGACCAGATGATCGACCGCCTCGAAACGCTGTTCTCCTCGACAAGACAGGCAGGTTGA
- a CDS encoding GNAT family N-acetyltransferase encodes MKYELVRYTAEDAAAWDEFVWSANNGTLFQTRRFLSYHPEGRFTDHSLSFYQGGRRIAVLPAVDFHDGERRILLSHRGASYGGFMVRDTLGIRESFDLVEAAIAWARAEGFDAIDLTPPPQIYFRRPSNYIDFALVQNGFTYRKREISSVIPLDFPREAILSTFSESSRRAVRRAQKQGVIVRESEDYAAFYDILKNNLRLRHNVHPTHTLEELLRVRDLFPERIKLFAAYHGKTMVAGVVMFICNPRVVLAFYISHNDAYQQYRGVNALFHDIIDWGLAGGYAFLDFGIFTVNEDPNWGLAHFKESFGAQGVFRDSLRLVFR; translated from the coding sequence TTGAAGTACGAACTGGTCCGGTATACCGCAGAAGATGCTGCAGCCTGGGATGAATTTGTCTGGTCGGCCAACAACGGCACCCTTTTTCAAACACGCCGGTTTCTTTCATACCATCCGGAGGGGCGTTTCACCGACCACTCCCTTTCGTTTTACCAGGGCGGCCGGCGTATAGCCGTGCTTCCGGCCGTCGATTTCCATGACGGTGAGCGGCGCATCCTGCTCTCGCACCGCGGCGCCTCCTATGGCGGCTTTATGGTCCGCGACACCCTCGGCATCCGCGAAAGCTTCGACCTGGTCGAGGCCGCCATCGCCTGGGCCCGGGCCGAGGGCTTCGACGCGATCGACTTGACGCCGCCGCCGCAAATCTACTTCCGCCGCCCGAGCAACTATATCGATTTTGCCTTGGTGCAGAACGGCTTTACCTACCGCAAACGGGAGATTTCGAGCGTCATTCCCCTCGATTTCCCGCGTGAGGCGATCCTCTCCACCTTCAGCGAAAGCTCGCGGCGCGCGGTGCGGCGGGCGCAGAAGCAGGGGGTGATCGTGCGTGAGTCGGAGGACTATGCCGCCTTTTACGACATCCTCAAGAACAACCTGCGTCTGCGCCACAATGTCCACCCGACCCATACGCTTGAGGAACTGCTGCGGGTGCGGGATCTCTTCCCCGAGCGCATCAAGCTCTTCGCCGCTTATCACGGGAAGACCATGGTGGCCGGCGTGGTGATGTTCATTTGCAATCCCCGGGTGGTGCTGGCCTTTTACATCAGCCACAACGATGCCTACCAGCAGTACCGGGGTGTCAATGCCCTCTTCCACGATATCATCGACTGGGGGCTGGCCGGCGGTTACGCTTTTCTTGATTTCGGCATTTTTACGGTCAACGAGGATCCCAACTGGGGACTGGCCCACTTCAAGGAGAGCTTTGGTGCGCAGGGGGTGTTCCGTGACAGTCTGAGACTGGTTTTCCGCTGA
- the lptC gene encoding LPS export ABC transporter periplasmic protein LptC, whose product MSRRGHPARLRSRRSALRSHLYYAALLAAILALALASGCRKDKAAGPLEDQNGEIPDQEGWNSTVHATRKGRPEAIVTYGHMRRFSNRKKVYFDEGVGVDFYDLNGRKRTRLDAERGEMNESTNDITATGHVVVVSDTGVTVFTESLGYRQATGKIYSDLDVVLISNRGDTLYGRGFESDTQMHNWRIKQLSGASHTSIDLSGDRFKKRPPFPSDSTAPAREGKAPAAHPDSDPAVPAGNQGEPR is encoded by the coding sequence ATGAGCCGACGTGGACACCCTGCCCGGCTGCGATCGCGCCGCAGCGCGCTGCGGAGCCACCTGTACTACGCGGCCTTGCTTGCGGCCATCCTCGCTCTGGCACTGGCTTCCGGTTGCCGCAAGGATAAGGCTGCCGGCCCCCTGGAGGATCAGAACGGGGAAATCCCGGATCAGGAGGGATGGAATTCCACGGTACATGCCACCCGCAAGGGACGACCCGAAGCCATCGTCACCTATGGCCATATGCGCCGCTTCAGCAACCGGAAAAAGGTCTATTTTGACGAGGGGGTGGGGGTTGATTTTTATGACCTCAACGGCCGTAAGCGCACCCGGCTTGACGCCGAGCGGGGCGAGATGAACGAGTCCACCAACGATATCACCGCCACGGGGCATGTGGTTGTGGTCTCGGATACCGGGGTCACGGTGTTCACCGAAAGCCTGGGGTATCGCCAGGCGACGGGCAAGATTTATTCGGATCTTGATGTGGTCCTTATCAGCAACAGGGGCGATACGCTCTACGGCCGGGGTTTTGAATCGGATACCCAGATGCACAACTGGCGTATCAAGCAGCTCTCAGGGGCGAGCCACACGAGCATCGACCTTTCCGGAGACCGCTTTAAAAAACGGCCGCCCTTCCCCTCCGATTCAACGGCGCCAGCCCGTGAAGGCAAGGCGCCCGCTGCCCACCCCGATTCGGACCCGGCGGTCCCGGCTGGTAACCAGGGTGAACCGCGATGA
- the argF gene encoding ornithine carbamoyltransferase: protein MKRDFLAETDFSKAEILETFKLARKLKKKVKKGEKHQLLKGKVLVMVFQKPSNRTRVSFETGMYQLGGHAIYLGPAEIGLGTRESVPDVARVLSRFADGIMARVFGHDLVEGLAQWASVPVINGLSDLLHPCQILGDLLTIIEHKGDYEGVKLAYVGDGNNIVNSFINVAGILPLDLRIACPKGYEPNAGILKKARDKGVSRILVVEDPVEAVKGAEVIYTDTWASMGQEAEAAARRKVFKLYQVNAKLLKQAAKDCIFMHCLPAHRGEEVTDEVMDGPHSVVFDEAENRLHIQKAILVKLMA from the coding sequence GTGAAACGCGATTTTTTGGCTGAAACCGATTTCAGCAAAGCTGAGATCCTTGAAACCTTCAAACTGGCCCGCAAACTGAAGAAAAAAGTCAAAAAGGGGGAAAAGCACCAACTGCTCAAGGGCAAGGTGCTGGTGATGGTCTTTCAAAAACCTTCCAACCGCACCCGCGTCTCCTTCGAGACCGGTATGTACCAGCTCGGCGGTCATGCCATCTACCTTGGGCCCGCCGAAATCGGCCTCGGCACGCGCGAATCGGTCCCCGATGTCGCGCGCGTCCTCTCCCGCTTCGCCGACGGCATCATGGCGCGGGTTTTCGGACATGACCTGGTCGAGGGGCTCGCCCAATGGGCGTCGGTTCCGGTCATCAATGGCCTTTCCGATCTGCTCCACCCCTGCCAGATCCTTGGGGATCTCCTCACCATCATCGAGCATAAGGGGGATTATGAGGGCGTCAAGCTGGCCTATGTCGGGGACGGCAACAACATCGTCAACTCCTTCATCAACGTCGCCGGCATCCTGCCCCTCGACCTGCGCATCGCCTGTCCCAAGGGGTACGAACCCAACGCCGGCATCCTCAAAAAGGCGCGCGACAAGGGCGTCAGCCGGATCCTGGTCGTCGAAGATCCGGTCGAGGCGGTCAAGGGCGCCGAAGTGATCTATACCGATACTTGGGCCAGTATGGGTCAGGAAGCCGAGGCCGCCGCGCGGCGTAAAGTGTTCAAGCTGTATCAGGTCAATGCCAAACTGCTCAAGCAGGCCGCCAAAGACTGTATTTTCATGCACTGCCTGCCCGCGCACCGCGGCGAGGAGGTGACCGATGAGGTGATGGACGGCCCCCATTCCGTCGTCTTCGATGAGGCCGAGAACCGCCTCCACATCCAGAAGGCGATCCTGGTCAAATTGATGGCCTGA
- the rpoN gene encoding RNA polymerase factor sigma-54, whose translation MVQLSQKLVMQLKQSPQQVLLSSLLQLPVLSLEQRIRLELETNPLLELETEEDLIQETDENQEQTLEQEEPDEEVDPAEKKEQAEKEEIDWEEILNDEESYEVRVPREKNVDTYERPEVYQENLTDHLLTQLNLSPLSPEEQVIGEYIIWNINPVGYLGTPIEAIAENLQLDVATIERILGVIQRFDPVGIGARNLQECLLVQLLEEKPHNETAITILRDHFEDFKNKRFEKLAKDLGIDLETIKETFAHITRLNPKPGEGYTSLVDNYIVPDLEVREEEGEFRVYMHDWNVPQLRINNEYRKMMLDRKHTSKETRDYIKNRLESARWLINSIHQRRATILRVMETIVEKQHDFFAFGPEKLKPLILKDIADEIGMDISTVSRVTNGKYVQTEWGLFELKYFFSEKIRSDEGEDVSNKIIKNLIKDIITAEPPKKPYNDQKIAEMLKKKGYNVARRTVAKYREQMGLPVSRLRRKI comes from the coding sequence ATGGTACAATTATCGCAAAAACTGGTCATGCAGCTCAAGCAGTCTCCGCAACAGGTGCTGCTCTCTTCGCTGCTGCAGTTGCCCGTCCTTAGTCTCGAGCAGCGCATCCGCTTGGAGTTGGAGACCAACCCCCTCCTCGAACTCGAAACCGAGGAGGATCTGATTCAGGAGACCGACGAAAATCAGGAGCAGACGCTCGAGCAGGAAGAGCCCGACGAGGAGGTCGATCCGGCCGAGAAAAAGGAGCAGGCCGAGAAGGAGGAAATCGACTGGGAGGAGATCCTCAACGACGAAGAGAGCTATGAGGTGCGCGTCCCCCGTGAAAAAAATGTCGACACCTATGAGCGACCGGAGGTCTATCAGGAGAACCTGACCGATCACCTCCTCACCCAACTCAACCTTTCGCCCCTTTCACCCGAGGAACAGGTGATCGGGGAGTACATCATCTGGAACATCAATCCCGTCGGCTATCTCGGCACCCCCATCGAAGCGATCGCCGAAAATCTTCAGTTGGATGTCGCGACCATCGAACGCATCCTTGGCGTCATCCAGCGATTTGATCCCGTCGGCATCGGTGCGCGCAATCTGCAGGAGTGCCTTCTGGTACAGTTGCTGGAAGAGAAACCGCATAACGAGACGGCGATCACCATCCTTCGCGATCATTTCGAGGATTTCAAGAACAAGCGTTTCGAAAAACTGGCCAAGGACCTCGGCATTGATCTCGAGACCATCAAGGAGACCTTTGCGCACATCACGCGGCTGAATCCCAAGCCGGGAGAAGGCTACACCTCGCTGGTCGATAACTATATTGTCCCCGATCTCGAGGTGCGCGAGGAGGAGGGCGAATTCCGCGTCTACATGCACGACTGGAATGTCCCTCAGCTGCGGATCAACAACGAGTACCGCAAGATGATGCTCGACCGCAAGCACACCAGCAAGGAGACCCGGGACTATATCAAGAACCGCCTCGAGTCTGCGCGCTGGCTGATCAACTCGATCCATCAGCGGCGGGCGACGATTTTGCGGGTCATGGAGACCATCGTCGAAAAGCAGCATGACTTTTTCGCCTTCGGCCCCGAAAAACTGAAACCCCTGATCCTCAAGGATATCGCCGACGAGATCGGCATGGACATCTCCACCGTTAGCCGTGTCACCAACGGCAAGTATGTCCAGACCGAATGGGGGCTCTTTGAGCTCAAGTATTTCTTCAGCGAAAAGATCCGCAGCGACGAGGGGGAGGATGTCTCCAACAAGATCATCAAGAACCTGATCAAAGATATCATTACCGCCGAACCCCCGAAGAAACCCTATAACGACCAAAAGATCGCCGAAATGCTCAAGAAGAAGGGCTACAATGTGGCACGACGTACCGTGGCCAAGTACCGAGAGCAAATGGGGCTGCCGGTTTCGCGGCTGCGGCGCAAGATCTGA
- a CDS encoding glycosyltransferase → MARLKILHIAPMNTSGVPGELVRAERALGHESRLVTLFHDRRGYFEDICLDLAFIDFVGTFWVKRRVSAPERLQVDNRLRLPDKIPPVWRPHTASERLLVRLRDRMWQPKIAAAIARYGLDTFDVYQLDGGLDFTRQPHFIPEMHRRGRKIICCYTGSDLRTRGVIPEIDALSDLNVSVEFDHQALHPHLSHVFFPFDSRRFRLQPEPLTGRTLRIGHAPTSWAAKGSDVIVPVLQKLSRERDLEVALIQNMPWESAIALKGSCDIFVDQIGDLGYGINALEALAMGIPVASCLAAGFAAAYPDHPFIEVQAGTLREALIRLIEDRALRRRLGRQGRAWVEAYHDSRAVVRRIHQLAGLL, encoded by the coding sequence ATGGCCAGATTGAAGATCCTCCATATCGCGCCCATGAACACCTCCGGTGTGCCGGGCGAACTGGTGCGCGCGGAACGGGCCCTCGGCCACGAGAGTCGGCTGGTGACCCTCTTTCACGACCGCCGCGGCTATTTTGAGGATATCTGTCTCGATCTCGCCTTCATCGATTTCGTCGGCACCTTTTGGGTCAAGCGCCGGGTCTCTGCTCCGGAGCGGCTGCAGGTCGATAACCGCTTGCGCCTCCCCGACAAGATCCCGCCGGTGTGGCGGCCGCATACCGCCTCGGAACGGCTGCTGGTGCGGCTGCGCGACCGGATGTGGCAGCCCAAAATCGCCGCGGCGATCGCCCGGTACGGCCTCGACACTTTTGATGTCTATCAGCTGGACGGCGGCCTCGATTTCACCCGGCAGCCGCACTTTATTCCCGAGATGCACCGGCGCGGCCGCAAGATCATCTGCTGTTATACGGGCAGCGACCTGCGCACGCGCGGCGTCATCCCCGAGATCGACGCCCTGAGCGACCTCAATGTCTCGGTGGAGTTCGATCACCAGGCCCTGCATCCGCACCTCTCCCATGTCTTTTTCCCCTTCGACAGTCGCCGCTTCCGCTTGCAGCCCGAGCCCCTGACTGGCCGGACGCTGCGCATCGGCCATGCCCCCACCAGCTGGGCCGCCAAGGGCAGCGACGTGATCGTGCCTGTCTTGCAGAAGCTCTCACGGGAGCGGGATCTTGAGGTGGCCCTGATCCAGAACATGCCCTGGGAGAGCGCCATCGCCCTCAAGGGAAGCTGCGATATTTTCGTCGATCAGATCGGCGACCTCGGCTATGGCATCAACGCCCTTGAAGCCCTGGCCATGGGGATCCCGGTGGCGAGCTGTCTGGCCGCCGGTTTTGCGGCGGCCTATCCGGACCATCCCTTCATCGAGGTCCAGGCCGGGACGCTGCGGGAAGCACTGATCCGGCTCATCGAGGACCGCGCGCTGCGGCGGCGGTTGGGACGGCAGGGACGCGCATGGGTCGAGGCCTATCATGACAGCCGCGCTGTGGTGCGGCGCATTCATCAGCTGGCAGGACTGCTCTAG
- the hslU gene encoding ATP-dependent protease ATPase subunit HslU — protein sequence MEMTPQQIVHELDKYIIGQDEAKRAVAIALRNRWRRQLVADDLREEIMPNNIILIGPTGVGKTELARRLARLDSAPFIKVEASKFTEVGYVGRDVESIVRDLVDLAVNMVRSERVEQVQKLAREQAYERILDLLLPQSRHSGEEEAHASRKEKPDPEETARLARTRAKLRRQLLKGQLDNRLIEMEVSSDLPPMMQVISPIGIEEMGLSIQELFGPMIPKKTKRRKISIAEALMLQTQEETQKLIDIDEVVREAIYRVEETGIVFLDEIDKIIGEGDGMGPDVSRSGVQRDLLPVIEGTNVITKYGMVCTDHILFIASGAFHLAKPSDLIPEIQGRFPIRVELHSLTAQDFERILVEPKNALIRQYIALLRTEGVDLAFTRGAVSEIARIASEANERAENIGARRLHTVLSILLEDILFQLPDETLKSLRIDKKMVQDKLREVIADEDLSRYVL from the coding sequence ATGGAAATGACCCCGCAGCAAATCGTCCACGAGCTGGACAAATATATCATCGGCCAGGATGAAGCCAAGCGCGCCGTGGCCATCGCCCTGCGCAACCGCTGGCGCCGGCAGCTCGTCGCTGATGACCTCCGCGAAGAGATCATGCCCAACAATATCATCCTCATCGGCCCCACCGGCGTCGGCAAGACCGAGCTGGCAAGGCGGCTGGCGCGGCTGGACAGCGCCCCCTTTATCAAGGTAGAGGCCTCCAAGTTCACCGAAGTGGGCTATGTCGGCCGTGACGTCGAATCGATCGTCCGCGATCTGGTCGATCTGGCGGTCAATATGGTGCGTAGCGAGCGCGTCGAGCAGGTTCAGAAACTGGCGCGGGAGCAGGCCTACGAGCGGATCCTTGACCTCTTGCTGCCGCAATCCAGGCACAGCGGTGAGGAGGAGGCGCATGCCAGCCGCAAAGAGAAACCGGACCCGGAAGAAACGGCCCGGCTGGCCCGCACCCGCGCCAAACTGCGCCGGCAATTGCTCAAGGGCCAACTCGATAACCGGCTGATCGAGATGGAGGTTTCCAGCGATCTGCCGCCGATGATGCAGGTGATTTCTCCGATCGGCATCGAGGAGATGGGGCTCAGCATCCAGGAACTCTTCGGCCCGATGATCCCCAAAAAGACCAAACGACGCAAGATCAGCATCGCCGAAGCCCTGATGCTGCAGACCCAGGAGGAGACCCAAAAGCTGATCGATATCGACGAGGTGGTGCGTGAGGCGATCTACCGCGTCGAGGAGACCGGCATCGTCTTCCTCGATGAGATCGACAAGATCATCGGCGAAGGCGACGGGATGGGCCCCGACGTCTCGCGCAGCGGGGTGCAGCGCGATCTCCTGCCGGTCATCGAGGGCACCAACGTGATCACCAAATACGGCATGGTGTGCACCGACCATATCCTCTTCATCGCCTCAGGCGCTTTTCATCTGGCAAAACCCTCCGATCTCATCCCGGAGATCCAGGGCCGGTTTCCGATCCGAGTCGAGCTGCACAGCCTTACGGCGCAGGATTTCGAGCGCATCCTGGTGGAACCCAAAAACGCCCTGATCCGGCAGTACATCGCACTGCTGCGAACCGAAGGGGTCGATCTGGCCTTCACACGCGGAGCGGTCAGCGAGATCGCCCGGATCGCCTCGGAAGCCAATGAGCGGGCCGAGAACATCGGCGCCCGCCGCCTCCACACCGTTCTCTCCATTCTGCTGGAGGACATTCTCTTCCAGCTGCCGGACGAGACGCTCAAATCCCTGCGCATCGACAAAAAAATGGTGCAGGACAAACTGAGGGAAGTGATCGCCGACGAGGACTTGAGCCGGTACGTGCTGTAA
- a CDS encoding OstA-like protein — translation MRRLRLGGVIVLCLGCTGYQAWGGTLQLVHADSARGYLENGRLVRELMGQVEFMQDSSRMYCDRAVQYPEEHFARFSGRVRIVTPPRELRADQIQHWEIRREQIASGRAQLITPRQHLTADALHYFEKEERALAEGRAVIADSSERVYLAGQRIEYLRLKGYARVEGAPLFVRHDSTGGDSLAVRSRTMEMFEDGARISARDEVTLRQGEVSATCGELLFERKSDKLTLKLQPEAQRSFDFLRGTEIDLHLRQRQLTGLTIRGHAIVLTRVDTLVSTKRQYDYLSGEEVYVGLANHKVDSVHVQGRATSYYHLYDEKKYQGINKVLGDELMMSFREGKVSRVGVKSSPAASNGIFYPDGRQGPLLKELEPLLQPFHLQTDESPNDGR, via the coding sequence ATGAGGCGCCTCCGGCTGGGAGGAGTGATCGTTCTGTGTCTGGGCTGCACCGGTTATCAGGCCTGGGGCGGCACGTTGCAGCTGGTGCATGCGGACTCTGCCCGGGGCTATCTCGAGAATGGCCGTCTCGTGCGTGAGCTGATGGGCCAGGTCGAGTTCATGCAGGATTCAAGCCGCATGTACTGTGACCGCGCCGTCCAGTACCCTGAGGAGCATTTCGCGCGCTTTTCAGGCCGGGTGCGCATCGTCACCCCGCCGCGCGAACTGCGCGCTGATCAGATCCAGCATTGGGAGATCCGGCGCGAGCAGATCGCCAGCGGCCGCGCGCAGCTGATCACACCCCGTCAGCACTTGACCGCCGACGCCCTACATTATTTTGAGAAGGAGGAGCGGGCGCTGGCCGAAGGCCGGGCGGTGATCGCCGATTCGAGCGAACGGGTCTATCTGGCGGGCCAGCGCATCGAGTACCTCCGCCTCAAGGGGTACGCCCGCGTCGAGGGCGCACCGCTCTTCGTCCGCCACGACTCGACCGGCGGCGACAGCCTGGCCGTGCGCAGCCGCACCATGGAGATGTTTGAGGATGGCGCGCGCATCTCGGCCAGGGATGAGGTGACCCTGCGACAGGGCGAAGTTTCCGCGACGTGCGGTGAGCTGCTCTTCGAGCGCAAGAGCGACAAGCTCACCTTGAAGCTGCAGCCCGAAGCGCAGCGCTCGTTCGACTTTTTGCGCGGGACGGAAATCGATCTGCACCTGCGGCAGCGCCAGCTGACCGGCCTGACCATCCGCGGCCACGCGATCGTCCTGACCCGGGTGGACACCCTGGTGAGTACGAAGCGGCAGTACGATTACCTCAGCGGCGAAGAGGTCTATGTCGGCCTCGCCAACCACAAGGTCGATTCGGTTCATGTCCAGGGCCGGGCGACGAGCTATTATCACCTTTACGACGAGAAGAAATATCAGGGGATCAACAAGGTGCTGGGAGATGAATTGATGATGAGCTTCCGGGAGGGCAAGGTGAGTCGGGTCGGCGTGAAGAGCAGTCCGGCCGCCTCCAACGGCATCTTTTATCCCGACGGCCGGCAGGGCCCGCTGTTGAAAGAATTGGAGCCCCTGCTGCAACCTTTCCATCTCCAAACCGACGAGAGTCCGAACGATGGCCGCTGA